GCAGATGTCGTTTTTATTCCTGCATCATCGCCTATGAGGAGATTAGAAGAGAATTTACTAATAGAAGATAACTGGGAATCCTTGATTAAGGCACATTCATTAATGTTTGGAATATGGACAGCTTTCATTAACGCTGTAGGAAGTCAAGAGGAAGAATATTTCTGGGGGGGTTCAATGGTTTCAACGCCCCAAGGTATAATAAAAAAACAAGCTAAGAAGTTTGAGGAAGATAGACTAATTGCAAAAATAGACCTAGAGGAAGTTAGAAAAGCCAGATTCTTTAGTAGTTTTAGAGATCATAACAGAGACTTTCATAAATTGCTATCTAATCTTTAAATATTATAATTCGAGAAAGATATTATGCTTAGGCAAACTTTCAATCCCAATATTATACTGCTAGTGTTGCTTATAATATTTCTTATCCTTTCTATAATTAGTCCAATATTTTTAATTGGTGCAGTAAGTATAGGTATGTTTAAAATATTTGGGAATAGATCATTTATACCTTTTTCGATTTTACTTCTCTTACTGATAGGTTTACATGGTTATTTATATATGATCGGAGTAATATTAGCATTACTATTTATTGCATTTAATATAATAAAAGATATATACAAGTATTATCTATAAATATGATATATTTCTCTCATTATATAGAAAATTAAGAAATTTTATCTCAATTAAAAGCATTTAAATGTAACTTAACGTGCTTTTCAAAGACTTAGCCTTAATAGAAATACCTAAGTAAAGTATAAACATGCTATACAAACTTGATGAAGTAATAGAAAATAAAGGATGGGATACTAGGAAAAAAATTCTAGAACTACTAGAATCCAGAGAAATGACTGCATACGAAATTTCTAAATTATTAGAATTGAACTATTCTACGGTAAAATATCACCTAGAACTATTAGAAAAAGTAGATCTAATAACAGTTAGAAAAGATAGAAGAAACAGATATCTTTACAGAGCCAATAATAACATAAAAGTACTTAATTTACTCAATAAGTAATTTGTTTTATATTTTACCAATTTTAATTAACACTATTATTGCTGCAATTAAGACAATCACAAATATTATTAATACGAGGTAATTTGTAAAGGAGCTGCTAGAAGGAGCAGTGGTGGTAGTTGGAGTAGGATACTCCCTATTAACATATACGGAAACTCCATTGTACGTTCCGTTTAACTGTTGCAAAATTCCATCGTGAAAATATGCCGTTACTGGAACATTGTATTTACCTAAAGCGTTAAATACTCCAGAAAGTTCCTCTGTCAAATTACCGTTTAATGTTACATTCCTTATGAATTTCAAGTTAGTAGTATTAAATGCAACACAATCTATAGGTAACGGATAAGGACGATTTTCACTCACGTTATATGTTGTCACCGTAAAGTAATCATTGCCAGAAATCGTTAAATTAAACTCTATTATATTATTTTTAGTACATATAATAGTAAAATTGTATGTATATGAATATATCGTGTTATTAGCATTAACTTGAACTGCATAAACTAAAGAAGTGTGCGGAACTAAGGAAGCTATAATTAACGGTAATAATATAGGAATCATATCAACTAAATTATCATTGAGGTTTATAAGAATGAGCGAAATATTTCCAGGGATATTCGAATCCGATTTTTACATAAATGAAATGATAAAATTATGGGATGAAGGAGAAAAGTGGGCTAAATGGCTCGATGAATTAGCAAAGAAATATAATTTAGAGAAAAAAATATTGGATGTTCCATGCGGAATAGGTAGAGTTTCCTACTTTCTAAGCAAGTTAGGTTATGAAATATTTGGGGTAGACATCTCAGAAAAAATGATAAAAATGGCAAAAAACAACATCCCTAACGGTGTATTTTATAAGGCTGATATGAGGTACATGAAAGATGTACTTAATGGAGAAAAATTCGATCTAGTAATAAATATATTTAATAGTTTAGGTTATTATTCAGAAGAAGA
This genomic interval from Acidianus sp. HS-5 contains the following:
- a CDS encoding winged helix-turn-helix domain-containing protein — encoded protein: MLYKLDEVIENKGWDTRKKILELLESREMTAYEISKLLELNYSTVKYHLELLEKVDLITVRKDRRNRYLYRANNNIKVLNLLNK
- a CDS encoding class I SAM-dependent methyltransferase; translation: MSEIFPGIFESDFYINEMIKLWDEGEKWAKWLDELAKKYNLEKKILDVPCGIGRVSYFLSKLGYEIFGVDISEKMIKMAKNNIPNGVFYKADMRYMKDVLNGEKFDLVINIFNSLGYYSEEDDLEILKSIRETTRKIAVINLDNRDYIIYNKPEVYYTYVHPYLVEDHNYFDPFTSRLRIKRTYRNQKGEVIGTIEYTQRFYSLHEIANLVKKAGFKILDVVTAYSWKKFEVTDPQITIIAGV